One Actinospica robiniae DSM 44927 genomic region harbors:
- a CDS encoding RNA polymerase sigma factor — MDAVPPDLELVRAAQAGDVTSLGLLLAKHRSSMYAVAVAALGSPNDAEDAVQDAAIVALGNIRSLRDPAAVGPWLRMVVRNICRAALRKPSAIPAAELPEPLMGNGPRSAPDPAEVLGNHALGDWVRTALEDLSPGLRLVALLRYFTDVTSYEEIAELCAIPVGTVRSRLNQARRKLAEALLKTADRPHCDARALTAVHRRLAEETVASVHRGGRAEALSTLWSPTAQVTWPTGQSTDIKHLSDSLARDASYGVRHQILNVVASREVVIWEAALHSPAAFPFPFPSGLVWVHHLDRGRINRVRLYHPRSPR, encoded by the coding sequence ATGGACGCCGTACCGCCGGATCTGGAACTCGTGCGCGCCGCCCAGGCCGGCGATGTCACATCCCTCGGACTCTTGCTAGCCAAGCACCGCAGCAGCATGTACGCCGTCGCAGTGGCGGCACTGGGTTCGCCGAATGACGCCGAGGATGCCGTGCAGGACGCCGCGATCGTCGCCCTCGGCAATATCAGGAGCCTCAGAGACCCGGCAGCTGTCGGCCCGTGGCTGCGCATGGTGGTGCGCAACATCTGTCGAGCCGCGCTGCGAAAGCCCTCCGCGATCCCTGCCGCCGAATTGCCCGAGCCCCTCATGGGCAACGGACCGCGCAGTGCGCCCGACCCGGCCGAAGTGCTCGGAAATCACGCCCTCGGTGACTGGGTCCGGACCGCACTCGAGGACTTGTCTCCGGGGTTGAGGCTGGTGGCACTGCTGCGCTACTTCACGGATGTCACCTCGTATGAGGAGATCGCGGAGCTGTGCGCCATACCGGTCGGCACGGTGCGCAGCAGACTCAACCAGGCCCGCCGGAAGCTGGCCGAGGCACTGCTGAAGACGGCTGACCGGCCCCATTGCGACGCGAGGGCGCTGACGGCAGTGCACCGCAGGCTCGCCGAGGAGACGGTGGCGTCAGTCCACCGGGGCGGCCGCGCCGAAGCCCTCTCGACCTTGTGGTCACCGACCGCGCAGGTCACCTGGCCCACCGGCCAGAGCACGGATATCAAGCATCTGAGTGACTCGCTCGCCCGCGATGCCTCTTACGGCGTACGCCACCAGATCTTGAACGTCGTGGCCAGCCGCGAAGTGGTCATCTGGGAAGCGGCGTTGCACAGCCCGGCTGCCTTCCCCTTCCCCTTCCCGTCCGGACTGGTCTGGGTCCACCATCTCGATCGCGGCCGGATCAACCGGGTGCGCCTCTACCACCCGCGGTCCCCGCGTTGA
- a CDS encoding helix-turn-helix domain-containing protein — translation MGVNRRDAIRGFLTTRRARVSPEQVGLPGHGDRRVPGLRREEVAMLADVSVDYYIRLERGNARGVSDNVLNALSDGLRLSTAERDYLFDLVRSPDDITDAKDTQPLEEVSHGIRRVLETIGAAPAYVRNARLDLLAANRLGQALFEPVFKNPARPANLARFTFLDPAARQFFRNWESIASDYVALLRAEAGRSPADHVLSELIGELSADSQAFRSRWPAHNVQASCSGAKEVHHPLVGDLSLTFEALDVADQPGLRLNVYTAEPGSPAQNALDLLASRLASQDPVNARRADTAP, via the coding sequence ATGGGCGTAAACAGGCGAGATGCCATCCGCGGTTTTCTGACCACGCGGCGCGCCAGGGTCAGCCCTGAACAAGTCGGCCTGCCCGGCCACGGCGATCGGCGCGTGCCCGGCCTCCGCCGGGAAGAGGTCGCCATGCTCGCCGACGTGAGTGTCGATTACTACATCCGTCTCGAGAGAGGCAATGCCCGCGGAGTCTCCGACAACGTGCTCAATGCCCTGTCCGACGGATTGCGGCTCAGCACGGCGGAGCGCGACTACCTATTCGACCTGGTGCGTTCTCCCGACGACATCACGGACGCCAAAGACACTCAGCCGCTTGAGGAGGTGAGCCACGGCATTCGGCGCGTGCTCGAGACGATCGGCGCGGCCCCGGCATACGTGCGCAACGCACGCCTCGACCTACTCGCCGCCAACCGGCTCGGCCAGGCGCTCTTCGAGCCCGTGTTCAAGAATCCCGCGCGGCCCGCCAACCTCGCCCGTTTCACCTTCCTCGACCCGGCCGCCCGGCAGTTCTTCCGAAACTGGGAGTCCATCGCCTCCGATTACGTCGCCCTGCTGCGAGCCGAGGCCGGGCGCAGCCCTGCGGACCACGTGCTGTCCGAGCTCATCGGCGAACTGTCCGCGGACAGTCAGGCGTTCCGAAGCCGGTGGCCGGCCCACAACGTCCAGGCCTCGTGCTCGGGCGCGAAGGAGGTGCACCACCCGCTCGTCGGCGACCTCAGCTTGACCTTCGAAGCGCTCGACGTGGCCGACCAGCCGGGACTCAGGCTCAACGTGTACACGGCCGAACCGGGATCGCCCGCGCAGAACGCTCTAGACCTGCTCGCTAGTCGGCTGGCGAGTCAGGACCCGGTGAACGCACGTCGAGCCGACACCGCACCGTGA
- a CDS encoding CPCC family cysteine-rich protein has translation MEGNLYQCTCCHPFTLDSRACFDICDECGWEDDGQDDPYADEVRGGPDDRLSLTRARERYARRRAAEPQDVDSVVHGGEGRRGAGCAHPARPGRPDLSGRLLVGAGLAAVLFETAPVTAVLPPPAALAFVLAVSLRRRHAATRRGSRSRRS, from the coding sequence ATGGAGGGCAATCTGTATCAATGCACTTGCTGTCATCCGTTTACCCTGGACAGCCGCGCGTGCTTCGACATCTGTGACGAGTGCGGATGGGAAGACGACGGCCAGGACGACCCGTATGCAGACGAGGTGCGGGGCGGCCCCGACGATCGGCTGAGTCTTACTCGGGCCCGAGAGCGCTACGCGAGGAGGCGCGCTGCGGAGCCCCAGGACGTCGACTCTGTCGTTCACGGCGGCGAAGGCCGACGCGGCGCTGGCTGCGCGCACCCGGCCCGACCCGGTCGCCCTGATCTGTCCGGCCGCCTCCTCGTCGGCGCCGGCCTCGCCGCCGTGCTCTTCGAGACGGCACCCGTGACCGCCGTGCTGCCACCTCCTGCGGCACTGGCCTTCGTCCTGGCCGTGTCCCTCCGACGTCGTCATGCCGCCACTCGACGCGGATCACGAAGTCGCAGATCATAG
- a CDS encoding cupin domain-containing protein, translated as MSSWGTDGWAIAPGEGTRVETGGPHWLEVVVRGTDVDNALGAFVFTHDVIKDNPPHAHNGFMKILYIIEGHYDFRVGDAEFSGGPGTVVVVPRGSQHTFTTPTGGRVLFVSSPAGNEEFFLELGRLGLNATPEQLADLSARFQTVGLGEQEASWREMQRSAQADG; from the coding sequence ATGAGTAGCTGGGGCACAGACGGTTGGGCAATCGCCCCGGGGGAGGGCACCCGCGTCGAGACGGGAGGTCCGCACTGGCTGGAAGTGGTCGTCCGTGGCACCGACGTGGACAACGCCCTCGGGGCGTTCGTGTTCACGCACGACGTCATCAAGGACAATCCTCCGCACGCTCACAACGGCTTCATGAAGATCCTCTACATCATCGAAGGGCACTACGACTTCCGCGTCGGCGACGCCGAATTCTCCGGCGGGCCCGGCACGGTCGTCGTCGTCCCCCGTGGAAGCCAGCACACGTTCACCACCCCGACCGGCGGGCGCGTGCTCTTCGTCAGCTCGCCCGCCGGCAATGAAGAGTTCTTCCTCGAGCTGGGCCGACTGGGCCTGAACGCGACGCCCGAGCAGCTCGCCGACCTCAGTGCCCGATTCCAGACCGTCGGCCTGGGCGAGCAGGAGGCATCCTGGCGCGAGATGCAGCGGTCGGCGCAGGCTGACGGCTGA
- a CDS encoding GNAT family N-acetyltransferase, which yields MSPIHDLAPQLANARAFWLGYGAESRLEGDLTTYRSGLGSPSLNGVLRWTGSDFDDAHARAALEFAGVPWWWWVGPDSRADTADRLRAWGGKLAARQPIMAMDLDHANLPEPTAALTIVEVTDPATLREWVSTIAPVFGVPSRSIEARTALEFGREGDITRFAGTIDGRIVATASLFDAHGIAGVYTVATAEGFRRRGFGAAMTAAVMRAGRERGLKVATLQSSSAGEPVYLRMGFQQVAEYRIFTPPDADAKACRGSHRQ from the coding sequence ATGAGCCCGATCCACGATCTCGCTCCCCAGTTGGCGAACGCGCGGGCCTTCTGGCTCGGCTACGGAGCAGAGAGCCGGCTCGAGGGGGATCTGACGACGTACCGCAGCGGACTGGGTTCCCCGTCGTTGAACGGCGTACTCAGGTGGACCGGATCAGACTTCGATGATGCGCACGCGCGGGCGGCCCTCGAGTTTGCCGGCGTGCCATGGTGGTGGTGGGTCGGACCGGACAGCCGCGCCGACACGGCTGACCGGCTCCGGGCCTGGGGCGGCAAGCTGGCCGCGCGGCAGCCGATCATGGCCATGGATCTGGACCACGCGAACCTTCCCGAACCGACGGCCGCCCTGACCATCGTTGAAGTGACCGACCCTGCCACCCTCCGGGAGTGGGTGAGCACGATCGCTCCGGTATTCGGTGTCCCCAGCCGGTCCATCGAGGCCCGCACCGCCCTCGAGTTCGGCAGGGAGGGCGACATCACGAGATTCGCCGGCACCATCGACGGACGGATCGTCGCGACCGCCTCGCTGTTCGACGCACACGGGATCGCCGGCGTGTACACCGTCGCCACCGCTGAAGGCTTCCGCCGACGCGGATTCGGCGCGGCGATGACCGCCGCAGTGATGCGAGCCGGCCGCGAGCGAGGCCTGAAGGTGGCGACACTGCAGTCCTCGTCCGCGGGGGAACCGGTCTACCTTCGGATGGGATTCCAGCAGGTGGCGGAGTACCGCATCTTCACACCTCCGGACGCCGACGCCAAAGCATGCCGCGGCTCCCACCGCCAATAG
- a CDS encoding caspase, EACC1-associated type: protein MSLRAIDPARSRVVLVGTSTYAAATPLLPNVPVVDNNIADLAEVLMDPELGGFDAAHCFVAPPAAGVAQVGDLLMQAAAEGQDLLLFYYSGHGLLGPRRRELYLTLFGTRPDRLAFTALAFDAVRDACLESRAANRVVILDSCFSGRAIGETLTGDEEEVLGQIQVSGTYTLASAPANRSALILPGERHTAFTERLLSLLREGSPSAGEMISLGDIYRHLLARLRDEGLPLPQQRGTETADLLGLVRNRRLPPPVPTVTSVADPPDTADPRSSEWEARWQPDERRRRADAIFDSSIHAAYAMVGRGASASALEAVAKGLARSDPQRAVHLFGEAGSLLMAEPNEGRHLTALAARAVQSNPESALLRDEAERLARSTGRLTWDALAGVAEFMAEGDPQRADRLAATITDKRLKAPALTEIAWRLAHDDPDRAEFLAHSIREKMYKPIAMAYVAREVAKADPHRAVLLLNEAERVACSIRREDYREPAIYQVAKVFALRDPQRAVLISQKTADPVARAWILAGIAAVVARSHPDHGTWLLGEGERIAQSITLERHKASALAEVAMAASTSDPGRASRLLREAEALAQNITGDADREPALVKIAQAAAVSDLARAWRIAHAVTDAARRTELTTHLVAAAPDSDRPEMSVQILDAAESLILDIADGPGKIRALARLALAAMSSNPQHAARLLAEAESLAQGATPTLYTIEALVSVGQAWLNEDWPPHP from the coding sequence GTGAGCCTGCGGGCGATCGACCCGGCGCGCTCTCGGGTCGTATTGGTCGGCACCTCGACGTACGCTGCCGCTACCCCGCTGCTGCCGAACGTGCCCGTGGTCGACAACAACATCGCGGATCTGGCCGAGGTGCTCATGGACCCGGAGTTGGGCGGGTTCGACGCAGCACACTGTTTTGTCGCGCCGCCGGCGGCAGGCGTGGCGCAGGTCGGTGACCTGCTGATGCAGGCGGCAGCCGAGGGCCAAGACCTGCTGCTGTTCTACTACAGCGGCCACGGCTTGCTCGGGCCGCGTCGCCGGGAGCTATACCTGACACTGTTCGGCACCCGGCCGGACCGATTGGCGTTCACCGCTCTCGCATTCGACGCGGTACGCGACGCGTGTCTGGAGAGCCGCGCCGCCAACCGGGTGGTGATCCTGGACAGCTGCTTCAGCGGTCGAGCGATCGGTGAGACTCTCACGGGCGACGAGGAGGAGGTCCTGGGTCAGATCCAGGTCTCTGGAACGTACACGCTGGCCTCGGCACCAGCGAACCGGAGCGCGCTGATCCTGCCCGGCGAACGGCACACAGCGTTCACCGAGCGATTGCTGTCCCTGTTGCGCGAGGGCAGCCCTTCGGCGGGGGAGATGATCAGCCTTGGAGACATCTACCGCCATCTGCTCGCCCGGCTACGCGACGAGGGCCTGCCGTTACCGCAGCAGCGTGGGACCGAGACCGCCGATTTGCTCGGGCTGGTCCGCAATCGCCGCCTCCCGCCGCCAGTGCCCACGGTCACGTCCGTCGCGGATCCGCCAGACACTGCGGATCCCAGGAGCAGCGAGTGGGAAGCCCGTTGGCAGCCGGATGAGCGGCGTCGACGGGCGGATGCGATTTTCGACTCGTCCATCCACGCGGCGTACGCGATGGTGGGCCGCGGCGCTAGCGCATCGGCGCTGGAAGCTGTGGCGAAGGGACTTGCGCGAAGTGATCCGCAGCGGGCGGTTCACCTGTTCGGCGAGGCCGGAAGCCTGCTCATGGCCGAGCCGAACGAAGGTCGGCATCTGACGGCTCTCGCGGCCAGGGCGGTGCAGAGCAATCCCGAGTCGGCTCTGCTGCGCGATGAGGCCGAGAGGCTTGCCCGCAGCACCGGAAGGTTGACGTGGGACGCGCTGGCCGGCGTCGCGGAATTCATGGCCGAGGGCGATCCGCAAAGGGCTGACCGTCTCGCGGCGACGATCACCGACAAGCGGCTCAAGGCACCGGCCTTGACCGAGATCGCATGGCGCCTCGCGCACGACGATCCGGACCGCGCCGAGTTTCTCGCGCACAGCATCCGCGAAAAGATGTACAAGCCTATTGCCATGGCCTATGTCGCCCGCGAGGTGGCGAAAGCCGACCCGCACCGGGCGGTTCTGCTGCTGAACGAGGCCGAGCGGGTCGCCTGCAGCATCCGTCGTGAGGACTACCGTGAACCGGCGATATACCAGGTCGCGAAGGTGTTCGCGCTGCGCGACCCTCAGCGGGCCGTACTCATCTCGCAGAAAACCGCCGACCCGGTCGCACGGGCGTGGATTCTGGCCGGCATAGCCGCGGTGGTGGCGCGCAGTCACCCTGACCATGGGACCTGGCTGCTCGGCGAGGGAGAGCGGATCGCGCAGAGCATCACCCTAGAGCGGCACAAGGCATCGGCCCTCGCCGAGGTCGCCATGGCCGCATCGACAAGTGACCCGGGGCGCGCCTCCCGGCTGCTCCGCGAGGCCGAGGCACTCGCCCAGAACATCACAGGCGACGCCGATAGAGAACCCGCACTGGTCAAAATCGCGCAGGCTGCGGCAGTGAGCGACTTGGCCAGGGCTTGGCGGATCGCGCACGCGGTAACCGACGCGGCCCGGCGCACGGAACTGACGACTCATCTTGTGGCTGCTGCGCCAGACAGCGACCGGCCGGAGATGTCCGTCCAGATACTGGACGCCGCCGAGAGCCTGATTCTGGATATCGCCGATGGGCCTGGCAAGATCCGCGCGCTGGCCAGACTCGCGTTGGCTGCCATGAGCAGCAATCCACAGCACGCGGCCCGGCTGCTCGCCGAGGCCGAGAGCCTCGCACAAGGCGCTACACCGACGCTGTACACGATCGAGGCACTCGTCAGTGTCGGACAAGCATGGCTGAATGAGGACTGGCCGCCCCACCCGTGA
- a CDS encoding GNAT family N-acetyltransferase, with protein sequence MAIVLNEPGLDGLTGAVEALRAWQEDLTPFQLHPGDLGWGWAAGAQKLAGDVRTWSADGRIVAVGYLDAPDLLRLTTAPDLRQDANLARCLAADLNDPARGVLPAGKVGVELPNGALVRGVLAEAGWNQSDPWTPLCRALAEPVEDRGLRIAVVGPETAGARTAVHRSAFGSPRFTEEVWHVVAAGPVYADARCLIGYDEQDDAVAAVTVWSAGPGKPGLLEPMGVHADHRGRGHGAAICVAAAATLQEMGASSALVCTPSANTAAVATYVAAGYEPLPQRWDLSRTA encoded by the coding sequence ATGGCCATCGTTTTGAACGAGCCCGGCCTCGACGGGCTCACCGGCGCTGTGGAGGCCCTGCGCGCATGGCAGGAGGATCTGACGCCGTTCCAGCTGCATCCGGGGGATCTCGGTTGGGGTTGGGCGGCGGGTGCGCAGAAGCTGGCCGGAGACGTGCGTACCTGGAGTGCGGACGGCCGAATCGTCGCCGTCGGATATCTGGACGCCCCCGATCTGCTGCGTCTGACGACCGCACCGGACCTGCGGCAGGACGCGAATCTTGCGAGGTGTCTCGCTGCGGACCTGAACGATCCGGCACGCGGCGTCCTGCCGGCGGGGAAGGTCGGCGTCGAGCTGCCCAACGGCGCTCTTGTCCGCGGCGTTCTCGCCGAGGCCGGCTGGAATCAGAGCGACCCGTGGACACCGCTGTGCCGCGCTCTGGCCGAACCGGTGGAGGATCGGGGACTGCGGATCGCGGTGGTCGGTCCGGAAACGGCGGGGGCGCGCACCGCCGTGCACCGTTCGGCGTTCGGCAGCCCCAGGTTCACCGAGGAGGTGTGGCACGTCGTGGCGGCGGGACCGGTCTACGCCGATGCGCGCTGTCTGATCGGCTATGACGAGCAGGACGATGCAGTGGCTGCGGTGACGGTCTGGTCGGCCGGGCCCGGCAAGCCCGGTCTCCTCGAGCCGATGGGCGTGCACGCGGACCACCGCGGACGCGGCCACGGCGCCGCGATCTGCGTCGCGGCCGCCGCCACGCTGCAGGAGATGGGAGCGTCGAGCGCGCTCGTCTGCACCCCGAGCGCGAACACCGCCGCTGTCGCCACCTATGTGGCCGCCGGATACGAGCCGCTGCCCCAGCGGTGGGACCTGAGCAGGACCGCCTGA
- a CDS encoding type 1 glutamine amidotransferase domain-containing protein: MKILMPLPDRDFDVTEVAVPWHLARAAGHEVVFATETGTAGPVPTADPRLIDGVIFGRLGASLEPIAWYRDLTEDRHFQTPERWSDIGRV, encoded by the coding sequence ATGAAGATACTCATGCCGCTGCCCGACCGAGACTTCGACGTCACCGAGGTGGCGGTGCCCTGGCACCTGGCCCGCGCAGCAGGGCACGAGGTCGTCTTCGCCACCGAGACCGGAACCGCCGGCCCGGTACCCACCGCCGATCCCCGCTTGATCGACGGCGTCATCTTCGGCCGCCTCGGCGCCTCGCTGGAGCCGATCGCCTGGTATCGAGACCTGACGGAGGATCGGCACTTCCAGACGCCCGAGCGGTGGTCCGACATAGGGCGCGTTTAA
- a CDS encoding DJ-1/PfpI family protein, translating to MQDPASTEAVRRLTSRQVPDCLRGPTEERARPRHPTTPNPSPPHQRQQPHDPGTLSERRAPAGGEILKPQPAPPTQRAGRVGKRNRGRSEAAAHTRTSTPTRPATTSHQHSADHQIAPDPLRFDGLVLPGGHAPGMRQYLGSPELREKVAEFWSTGRPVGAICHGVLTMTARGTATDDSPAFVVVDGSYVSARWPGDAYLFANRFLARLASGTES from the coding sequence ATGCAAGATCCAGCATCAACGGAGGCCGTCCGCCGCTTGACCTCCCGACAGGTTCCTGATTGCCTCCGGGGACCGACCGAGGAGAGAGCACGCCCCCGGCACCCGACCACCCCGAACCCCAGCCCGCCCCACCAACGACAGCAACCACACGACCCCGGCACTCTCTCCGAGAGAAGGGCCCCCGCCGGAGGCGAGATCTTGAAACCCCAGCCCGCCCCGCCAACGCAACGGGCGGGCAGGGTGGGCAAGCGAAACCGTGGGCGGAGCGAAGCGGCCGCCCACACCCGGACAAGTACCCCGACCCGACCGGCCACCACCTCCCACCAACACTCAGCCGATCATCAAATCGCTCCAGATCCGCTGAGGTTCGACGGCCTCGTGTTGCCCGGCGGGCACGCGCCGGGCATGCGGCAGTACCTCGGCTCGCCGGAACTGCGCGAGAAAGTCGCAGAGTTCTGGAGTACCGGCCGGCCGGTCGGTGCCATCTGCCACGGCGTGCTCACGATGACGGCGCGTGGCACCGCAACCGACGACTCCCCCGCTTTCGTGGTCGTAGACGGCTCTTATGTCTCCGCCCGCTGGCCCGGCGACGCTTACCTGTTCGCGAACAGATTCCTCGCCCGCCTCGCCTCGGGCACGGAGAGCTGA
- a CDS encoding effector-associated constant component EACC1 gives MWLSVEGDDPAEGLAQLSDWLGRESELRGLVRPGDSAPGPGELGALADALVAAVGGGGAISVLAASLKAFLAQPRRSDVRIVLRTSDGRRVEVDAKRVGNVEALVRETLRQPE, from the coding sequence GTGTGGTTGTCGGTCGAGGGAGACGATCCGGCGGAGGGTTTGGCGCAGTTGTCGGATTGGCTGGGCCGTGAGTCCGAGCTTCGCGGCCTGGTCAGGCCTGGCGACAGCGCTCCCGGGCCCGGGGAATTGGGGGCGCTGGCCGACGCCCTGGTGGCTGCGGTGGGCGGCGGTGGGGCGATCAGCGTGCTGGCCGCTTCGCTGAAGGCGTTTCTGGCCCAGCCGCGGCGCTCGGACGTACGGATCGTGCTGCGTACGTCGGACGGGCGCAGGGTGGAGGTGGATGCCAAGCGGGTCGGCAACGTCGAGGCGCTGGTGCGCGAAACGCTGAGGCAGCCTGAGTGA
- a CDS encoding SAM-dependent methyltransferase, with amino-acid sequence MKATDNDRPRGSVMPEPHLETRFIEVDGVRQAYRVAGEGPVCLVHSGGPGGHSDHLRFPALHEHMTMVYLDPVGSGESDLLPDGDYSMSRYGDFAAAVLDELGAQTAYFLGHSHGGFVALQFGIDRPERLRGLILHSTAPVNAPLLMENATREMAAFVERWPSRPEAVDAGLAWKEMRAQEAAPVEKPADDLADASEAKERYFARVLPAYFADFRKTVADLGTTPVLRYTVDPNRLPVIWDVRNLLHTIQAPTLVIAGAYDFICAPVYARTIAAGLPNARLLELPESGHFGHIEQPGDFVTAVLEFTRATELAGGARAAETLPPDVGWTGLLTAHMRALEARHKSPLFNDPLAKTVVDLVHRATRTDPDVALPTGPAPGNTAELTETWYMLSTYIGVRTRYYDERMRAAAAEGVRQFVILAAGLDSRALRLGLPADAVVYEVDTEPVLRFKESVLDAAGLKKAGCERRPVVADLRGPWAAAVSAEGFDPRQPTMWLIEGLFMYVSAEGCEHVLKTVTDLSAAGSHVALEYFEPIPRADDVSTVNAAERAVIERIVSFFQSGPPLPPERWLATHGWGSEVTTIAREIAGHGRRIPEMFQNGRPHEVGLWLAHGRLESSRTERAAASR; translated from the coding sequence ATGAAGGCAACAGACAACGACCGCCCGCGGGGCTCGGTGATGCCGGAACCACACCTCGAGACCCGGTTCATCGAGGTCGACGGCGTCCGGCAGGCCTATCGGGTCGCGGGTGAGGGGCCGGTGTGCCTGGTGCACTCCGGAGGCCCCGGCGGCCACTCCGACCACCTGAGGTTCCCGGCCCTGCACGAACACATGACCATGGTCTACCTCGACCCGGTCGGCTCGGGCGAGAGCGATCTCCTGCCCGACGGGGACTACTCGATGTCCCGTTACGGAGACTTCGCCGCGGCGGTGCTCGACGAACTCGGCGCGCAGACGGCGTATTTCCTCGGTCACTCGCACGGGGGCTTCGTCGCCCTTCAGTTCGGCATAGACCGCCCCGAACGGCTCCGCGGTCTGATCCTTCACTCCACCGCACCCGTGAACGCGCCGTTGCTGATGGAGAACGCGACCCGGGAGATGGCGGCCTTCGTCGAGCGCTGGCCCTCTCGCCCCGAGGCGGTCGACGCGGGACTGGCGTGGAAGGAGATGCGGGCGCAGGAGGCCGCGCCGGTCGAGAAGCCGGCCGACGACCTGGCCGACGCGTCGGAAGCCAAGGAACGTTATTTCGCTCGTGTCCTGCCGGCCTACTTCGCGGATTTCCGCAAGACGGTCGCCGACCTCGGCACCACACCCGTCCTCCGGTACACGGTCGACCCCAACCGCCTTCCGGTCATCTGGGACGTACGGAACCTGCTGCACACGATTCAGGCCCCGACGCTGGTGATCGCCGGTGCCTACGACTTCATCTGCGCGCCGGTCTACGCCCGCACGATCGCCGCCGGATTGCCGAACGCACGGTTGCTCGAGTTGCCCGAGAGCGGTCACTTCGGCCATATCGAGCAACCCGGCGACTTCGTCACCGCAGTCCTCGAATTCACTCGCGCAACCGAGCTCGCCGGCGGAGCGAGGGCAGCGGAGACGCTTCCACCCGATGTCGGCTGGACCGGCCTGCTCACCGCCCACATGCGGGCACTCGAAGCTCGCCACAAGTCCCCGCTCTTCAACGATCCCCTGGCGAAGACGGTTGTCGACCTCGTCCACCGGGCGACCCGGACTGATCCGGACGTCGCGCTGCCCACGGGTCCCGCACCCGGCAACACTGCCGAGCTCACGGAGACGTGGTACATGCTCTCGACGTACATCGGCGTGCGGACCCGTTACTACGATGAGCGGATGCGAGCCGCGGCCGCCGAGGGCGTCCGGCAGTTCGTCATCCTGGCGGCGGGCCTCGACTCACGTGCCCTTCGCCTCGGCCTGCCCGCCGACGCGGTCGTGTACGAGGTGGACACCGAGCCGGTGCTGCGCTTCAAGGAATCGGTGCTGGACGCGGCGGGCCTGAAGAAGGCCGGCTGCGAGCGCAGGCCGGTCGTGGCGGATCTGCGAGGCCCCTGGGCCGCGGCCGTCTCGGCTGAGGGCTTCGACCCTCGACAGCCGACGATGTGGCTCATCGAGGGCCTCTTCATGTACGTCTCGGCCGAAGGGTGCGAGCACGTGCTCAAGACCGTGACGGACCTGAGCGCCGCCGGCAGCCACGTGGCCCTGGAGTACTTCGAGCCGATTCCACGTGCGGACGACGTGTCCACGGTCAACGCCGCCGAACGCGCGGTCATCGAGCGGATCGTCAGCTTCTTCCAGAGCGGGCCGCCACTTCCGCCCGAGCGATGGCTGGCCACCCACGGGTGGGGATCCGAGGTCACGACGATCGCCAGGGAGATCGCCGGCCACGGCCGGAGGATCCCGGAGATGTTCCAGAACGGACGTCCCCACGAGGTCGGCCTCTGGCTGGCGCACGGACGGCTGGAATCCTCCCGCACCGAACGGGCCGCGGCCAGCAGATAG
- a CDS encoding GNAT family N-acetyltransferase, with amino-acid sequence MTTTNVPLGLAEQTEIKAYTDFVAGAPASVREALGIGSVEIGSARAIAVRGDSTGFFNRAGGFSPEYPIDADVVARTIDFYREKQLSSGAFMVAPPVLPTDWTSIAAKYDLVEGTRYVKLACDVESAVATTDVLGPLDPKLHIGLVESRQAREWASAMMPALGFAPELIDVAEACVGRPGWRQFAAWEGERIVGVGSIFVNGECANMMGGATLEGWRGRGVQTALLAARIRAAHAAGCRWMVAEAFAEAPGQHNSSLHNMLRSGFERLYDRVAWVWNA; translated from the coding sequence ATGACCACCACCAACGTGCCGCTCGGGCTTGCCGAACAGACCGAGATCAAGGCGTACACGGATTTCGTCGCCGGCGCGCCGGCGTCCGTCCGGGAAGCGCTCGGGATCGGCTCGGTCGAAATCGGTTCGGCGCGGGCCATCGCGGTGCGAGGAGACTCGACCGGATTCTTCAACCGTGCCGGTGGATTCAGCCCCGAATATCCGATCGATGCGGACGTCGTAGCGCGGACGATCGATTTCTACCGTGAGAAGCAGCTGTCCTCAGGCGCGTTCATGGTCGCGCCGCCAGTCCTCCCGACGGATTGGACCTCGATCGCCGCGAAGTACGACCTCGTCGAGGGCACTCGTTACGTCAAGCTCGCCTGCGATGTCGAGTCCGCCGTGGCTACGACAGACGTCCTCGGGCCGCTGGATCCGAAGCTGCACATCGGTCTCGTCGAGTCCCGTCAAGCGCGCGAGTGGGCGAGCGCGATGATGCCGGCGCTCGGATTCGCGCCTGAGCTGATCGATGTGGCCGAGGCGTGTGTAGGCCGGCCCGGCTGGCGCCAGTTCGCCGCCTGGGAGGGCGAGCGGATCGTCGGAGTCGGCAGCATCTTCGTGAACGGCGAGTGCGCGAACATGATGGGCGGGGCCACCCTCGAGGGCTGGCGCGGCCGCGGCGTCCAGACGGCACTGCTCGCCGCACGTATCCGAGCCGCGCACGCCGCCGGATGCCGATGGATGGTGGCCGAAGCATTCGCGGAAGCACCCGGCCAGCACAACTCCTCGCTGCACAACATGCTCCGCTCCGGCTTCGAGCGCCTCTACGACCGGGTCGCCTGGGTCTGGAACGCGTAA